The Dethiosulfovibrio peptidovorans DSM 11002 nucleotide sequence GCCGTAGTGTTCCAGGTCGTCCTCCTCTATGCCGAGTTGGGCCGCCACCTCCGTTATGGGTTTCATCTTAGCCTGCTGGGCTATCTCGATGTCCGAGAGAAATGCCATGTAAGAACTCCTCCTCACTCTTTTGTCTCGTTTTTGGGACGCACTGTCCCTCTTTTGCTCTTCGAAGATCTTACCTCACATCTCGATCGATCACAAGTCCGTATCATCCGGCAAAACGGGGGCCTTCAAGAGTCTCCGTCCTTTTTTTAACATGTCCTCGTATATTTCGTCTGGCAGAAAGCTTCCTCCTGTAAGCCAGGATATAGCCGTCTCGCCGGGAAGCGGAGAGAGCAGTAACGGACCCTGCAATCCTGCCGCCGCCGAGGGTTCTGCCTTGACCGACTCGGAACGGTCCACCAGATATTGAAGCTCGTAAAGGCGGTTGTCCTCCACGGTCATAACCCCGTCTATAAGATTGCGGCAGATGGACCATATCAGTTTCGACGGGGCTCCTACGGCAAGGCCGTCCGCCTCGGTTATTCCGTCTATGCCGTAATCCGAGACGGTGAGATCCGGGGTGTCCTGGACCATGGCCAGGGCCATGCAGGGAGCGTGGGTTGGCTCTACGAACCAGCATTTGACCGAGTCTCCGTACAGCTGTTTGAGTCCGAAGGCGATTCCTCCGGGAGCTCCTCCTACTCCACACGGTAGATATACCCTGAGTGGGTGTTTTTCGTCGACGATGACCTTCATTTCCTTGAGTTGATTTCTGAGCCTGAGAGCGGCCACTGCGTATCCCACGAACAGGAGTCGGGAGTTCTCGTCGTCCACGAAGTGACAGGTTTTGTCCTCACGGCAAATCCTTCGGCCTTCCGATACGGCTGCGCTGTAATCGTCGTCGTGTTCTACCACCTTTACGCCCTTGGATCTCAAAAGTCCCTTTTTCCAGTCCTTGGCGTCTCGGGACATATGGACCGTCACGTTAAAGCCCAGCTCGGCGGACATCACCCCTATGCTGATTCCCAGGTTTCCCGTGGATCCTACC carries:
- a CDS encoding D-serine ammonia-lyase, translated to MVKKDDALRLLKDKKPMFWENDRKSPAEDVLRELPLTMSDVADADGRLHRFAPYLASRFPETADGIIESPLSEAGKLKKTLEKSYGTTLPRLLLKKDNDLPVAGSIKARGGIHEILALAEAIALRSGKLEIDRDYRILEEPEFKELFSRHSVAVGSTGNLGISIGVMSAELGFNVTVHMSRDAKDWKKGLLRSKGVKVVEHDDDYSAAVSEGRRICREDKTCHFVDDENSRLLFVGYAVAALRLRNQLKEMKVIVDEKHPLRVYLPCGVGGAPGGIAFGLKQLYGDSVKCWFVEPTHAPCMALAMVQDTPDLTVSDYGIDGITEADGLAVGAPSKLIWSICRNLIDGVMTVEDNRLYELQYLVDRSESVKAEPSAAAGLQGPLLLSPLPGETAISWLTGGSFLPDEIYEDMLKKGRRLLKAPVLPDDTDL